A single Chryseobacterium sp. DNA region contains:
- a CDS encoding metal-dependent transcriptional regulator: MRTTLTEENYLKALFHLVDNEGKVTINELSKFLNVKMPSVNNMMKKFAEKKWVIYETYKPLIVTESGRREAALVVRKHRLTEMFLVKKMNFGWENVHEIAEQLEHVHSQIFFDKMDEILNYPKFDPHGEPIPDKDGNIIAQDLQRLSNCEVGETVVFASVTLSDDAFLSYLNDRKLLLNTKVKVTKIENFDKSMTIEIDGTTEILSKKATEKILVKK, translated from the coding sequence TTGAGAACAACCCTAACAGAAGAAAATTACCTGAAAGCTTTGTTTCATTTAGTTGACAATGAAGGAAAGGTGACGATTAATGAGCTCAGCAAATTTTTAAATGTAAAAATGCCGAGTGTCAATAACATGATGAAGAAATTTGCAGAAAAAAAGTGGGTCATTTATGAAACCTACAAACCTTTGATCGTTACAGAAAGCGGTAGACGCGAAGCAGCTCTGGTCGTCCGCAAGCACCGACTAACCGAAATGTTTTTGGTTAAAAAAATGAATTTTGGCTGGGAAAATGTTCATGAGATCGCGGAACAGCTGGAACATGTACACTCCCAGATTTTCTTTGATAAGATGGATGAAATCCTGAATTATCCTAAATTTGATCCTCACGGAGAGCCTATCCCCGACAAAGATGGAAATATCATCGCACAGGATCTGCAGAGATTAAGCAATTGTGAGGTTGGAGAAACCGTTGTTTTTGCTTCAGTAACGCTCTCTGACGACGCTTTTTTAAGTTATTTAAATGACAGGAAACTTCTTCTCAATACCAAGGTAAAAGTAACCAAAATCGAAAATTTTGATAAATCAATGACCATAGAGATCGATGGTACAACAGAAATTTTAAGTAAAAAAGCAACTGAGAAGATATTGGTTAAGAAATAA
- a CDS encoding DUF4256 domain-containing protein: MKKKPLTPEQSEALLKVLKSRFEKNINRHKDLKWEKIQAKLEAQPEKLRSLHEMEETEGEPDVVDYDKKTDEYLFFDCSPESPKRRSLCYDYHAWDARKANKPESNVIDKAAEMGIELLTEEQYRKLQELGKFDQKTSSWVHTPASIRELGGAIFCDRRYNTVFMYHNGADSYYAARGFRGMLKV, from the coding sequence ATGAAAAAGAAACCATTAACACCAGAGCAAAGCGAAGCCCTTTTAAAAGTATTAAAAAGCCGCTTTGAAAAAAATATAAACCGCCACAAAGACCTGAAATGGGAAAAAATACAGGCCAAACTGGAAGCCCAGCCTGAAAAACTCCGGTCTTTGCATGAAATGGAAGAAACGGAAGGTGAACCCGATGTGGTAGATTATGATAAAAAAACAGATGAATACCTCTTCTTCGACTGTTCGCCTGAAAGTCCTAAACGCAGAAGCCTTTGCTACGACTATCACGCCTGGGATGCCCGGAAGGCCAACAAGCCGGAAAGTAACGTCATCGACAAGGCCGCCGAAATGGGCATCGAACTTTTAACTGAAGAGCAATACCGTAAGCTCCAGGAATTGGGAAAATTTGATCAGAAAACATCAAGCTGGGTACATACCCCGGCATCTATCCGAGAACTTGGCGGTGCGATATTCTGCGACAGGCGTTACAATACGGTCTTTATGTACCATAACGGCGCCGATTCTTATTATGCGGCGAGAGGATTTAGGGGAATGCTGAAGGTATAA
- a CDS encoding helix-turn-helix domain-containing protein, with amino-acid sequence MDYQTFQPSADLAPFIKCYWTLDSPREATPQVQTIVPDGCMEMIFHYGDLYHQYIDGKAVVQPRSCVFGQLTQPLKIEPTGITGIFSVRFHHDGFVPFASIPIKEMDDKAVPLEKLFGITGTELEENVFYASTVQEKIDFVEAFLLERLNTETIDRIVQSTVDLLLKVNGQISVHELSAQTNINRRQLERRFSSAIGLSPKQLSKTIRLQATLKHLLNKEYTSLTTLAHESEYYDQAHFIKDFKEFTGLTPKEFYGDNLQMSFLFYGKGS; translated from the coding sequence ATGGATTACCAAACATTTCAGCCTAGTGCGGATCTGGCCCCTTTTATAAAATGTTACTGGACTCTGGACAGCCCCAGGGAGGCTACTCCGCAGGTACAAACCATTGTTCCGGATGGCTGCATGGAAATGATTTTTCATTATGGCGATCTTTACCATCAATATATTGACGGAAAAGCCGTTGTACAGCCCAGAAGCTGTGTTTTCGGACAGCTTACCCAACCTTTAAAGATTGAGCCAACAGGAATTACGGGTATTTTTTCTGTCCGTTTCCATCACGATGGCTTTGTTCCATTTGCCTCCATTCCTATTAAAGAGATGGATGATAAAGCTGTCCCGCTTGAAAAACTCTTCGGAATTACCGGAACCGAGCTGGAAGAAAATGTATTCTATGCCTCCACGGTACAAGAGAAAATAGATTTTGTGGAAGCATTTTTACTGGAAAGACTCAATACCGAAACCATTGACAGGATCGTACAGTCCACGGTAGACCTCCTGCTGAAGGTAAACGGACAAATATCTGTACATGAACTGTCTGCACAAACCAATATCAACCGCCGGCAATTGGAACGCCGCTTCTCTTCGGCTATTGGCTTAAGTCCCAAACAGCTTTCCAAAACAATCCGCCTCCAAGCTACGCTCAAACATCTTCTCAATAAAGAATATACCAGCCTTACTACCCTCGCCCACGAATCTGAGTATTACGACCAGGCCCATTTTATTAAAGATTTCAAGGAATTTACCGGGCTTACCCCCAAAGAGTTTTATGGGGACAACCTTCAAATGTCGTTCCTCTTTTACGGAAAAGGCTCCTGA
- a CDS encoding SRPBCC domain-containing protein: MELKTKINAEDGQQEIFITREFDLPVALLFKAYTEPELVEQWMGTKVLKLENKQHGGYQFETTNPQGDIVFRANGTIHEFVPEQRIVRTFQMENTPFPVQMDFLEFEKLTDTTSKITIQTVYKSVDFRDQMLKLPFAQGLNMAHNRLQEIFKEGKG; this comes from the coding sequence ATGGAACTCAAAACAAAAATCAATGCTGAAGACGGACAACAGGAAATCTTTATCACCAGAGAATTTGACCTTCCCGTAGCATTACTTTTCAAAGCGTATACAGAACCTGAATTGGTAGAACAATGGATGGGAACCAAGGTACTGAAGCTTGAAAACAAACAGCACGGCGGTTATCAGTTTGAAACTACTAATCCGCAGGGAGACATTGTTTTCAGAGCCAACGGAACCATTCATGAATTCGTTCCTGAACAGAGAATCGTAAGAACTTTTCAAATGGAAAATACTCCTTTTCCCGTTCAGATGGATTTCTTGGAATTTGAAAAATTAACGGATACCACCAGCAAAATTACCATTCAAACCGTTTACAAATCGGTCGACTTCAGAGACCAGATGCTGAAACTCCCATTTGCACAGGGACTTAACATGGCACACAACCGCTTGCAGGAGATTTTTAAAGAAGGTAAAGGTTAG
- a CDS encoding DUF6265 family protein encodes MKTKLIFALISIFLAGSWAQKQSEISRLEWLLGTWETKTSKGSLYETWTRKSNTEFQGKSYYLNKKDTLLFESVRLVEKDKKLHYIVSVKKHNNELPVDFVSKMVKEPASVVFENLQHDFPQVITYKKWVKILYLQKFPAS; translated from the coding sequence ATGAAAACAAAACTAATTTTTGCCCTTATCAGCATTTTCCTTGCAGGCAGCTGGGCCCAAAAGCAAAGCGAAATCAGCAGACTGGAATGGCTTCTCGGAACCTGGGAAACCAAAACCTCCAAAGGAAGCCTTTATGAAACCTGGACCAGAAAAAGCAATACGGAATTTCAGGGAAAAAGCTACTATCTCAACAAAAAAGATACCCTCCTTTTTGAATCTGTCCGGTTGGTTGAAAAAGATAAAAAGCTGCACTATATCGTTTCCGTGAAGAAACATAATAACGAACTTCCCGTAGATTTTGTTTCCAAGATGGTGAAAGAACCTGCCTCCGTAGTATTTGAAAACCTGCAGCATGACTTCCCACAAGTTATTACCTACAAAAAGTGGGTAAAGATTCTTTATTTGCAGAAATTTCCGGCATCATGA
- a CDS encoding DMT family transporter: MKKSYLLLHLAVILAGFTGVFGKLISLNEGLLTWYRVLFSFIILFFILKIVKIPNTASGKEKLKIARAGLLITLHWVLFYASIKYSNISIGVVCYCLTSFFTALLKPLIDRQKFRLSELGLSTLTLLGISLIFHFDASYQLGIILGVFSSAVAALYTIYNERLVQRFDSIIINYYQMLAGTVCLGAILPVYLLYFKVDSIVPGLKDTAYLGLLSLFCTVGLYVIFAEVLKKIPAFTVNLTFNLEPVYAIIIAFLFFDESKEVNLSFYIGLTFIITSVVLQTFISLKKAK; this comes from the coding sequence ATGAAAAAATCATATTTATTATTGCATCTGGCCGTCATACTGGCTGGATTTACGGGTGTATTCGGAAAATTGATATCGCTTAATGAAGGGCTTTTAACCTGGTACAGAGTTCTGTTTTCCTTTATTATTCTATTTTTTATCCTGAAAATAGTTAAAATTCCAAATACCGCTTCAGGAAAAGAAAAACTGAAAATCGCCCGGGCAGGACTTCTTATTACCTTACATTGGGTGCTGTTCTATGCAAGTATCAAATATTCCAATATATCCATTGGGGTGGTATGCTATTGTCTCACCAGCTTTTTTACGGCTTTACTGAAACCCCTTATTGACCGGCAGAAATTCAGATTATCAGAATTGGGACTCAGTACTTTGACGCTTTTAGGAATCAGTCTTATCTTCCACTTTGATGCGTCTTACCAGCTGGGAATTATTCTGGGAGTATTTTCTTCTGCTGTTGCAGCGCTCTATACCATTTATAACGAGCGTCTGGTTCAGCGTTTTGACAGCATTATTATCAACTATTATCAGATGCTAGCCGGTACTGTATGCCTTGGAGCAATTTTGCCCGTATACCTCCTCTATTTCAAAGTAGATAGCATAGTTCCTGGATTAAAAGACACGGCTTATTTGGGGCTCTTATCGCTTTTCTGTACGGTAGGCTTATACGTGATATTTGCAGAAGTTTTAAAGAAAATTCCGGCTTTTACGGTTAATTTAACCTTCAATCTGGAGCCGGTATATGCTATTATTATTGCCTTTTTATTTTTCGATGAAAGCAAAGAAGTTAATCTTTCGTTTTATATAGGATTGACATTTATTATTACTTCTGTAGTTTTACAGACATTCATTTCGCTGAAGAAAGCAAAATAA
- a CDS encoding alpha/beta hydrolase — MKSIIIFISIISFSNNLVFSQTSERKFVSINNKKIAYKTFGLENRKGNEPVVVFEAGLGSGGGGYGGLLSFVQKRFAGIVYDRNGIADSEIDTSLKTDADVMKRLHDLLTKLEIKPPYLLVGHSIGGPFIRLYASIYPNDVCGLFFIDPTDFMLTQGEDDRVKLNTLSKSGYRELFIKNYDYILKDTSISNGFRFEVEREKNESTPVFFKRYKSLSPLKDIPVTIMISYNKHIEDYEIEMNKNLNLGINLIPWWKELDYLRIDHYAEMIKNNQHSRLILLPLYSHGIHQQDPKIVADALIETYENCLSSTKNR; from the coding sequence ATGAAATCAATAATAATTTTTATATCCATAATTTCCTTTTCAAATAACTTGGTCTTTTCGCAAACGTCTGAAAGAAAATTTGTATCAATTAACAATAAAAAAATTGCATATAAAACTTTCGGTCTTGAAAATAGAAAAGGCAATGAGCCAGTTGTAGTTTTTGAAGCAGGACTTGGTTCTGGTGGTGGGGGTTATGGCGGTTTACTTTCATTTGTTCAAAAAAGATTTGCGGGTATTGTTTATGATAGAAACGGAATTGCAGACTCTGAAATCGATACTTCCCTAAAAACTGATGCAGACGTAATGAAAAGACTTCACGATTTATTAACAAAATTAGAAATTAAGCCGCCTTATTTATTGGTCGGTCATTCCATTGGCGGACCTTTTATTCGTTTATATGCTTCAATTTATCCGAATGATGTCTGTGGTTTGTTCTTCATAGATCCAACAGATTTTATGCTAACGCAGGGAGAAGATGATAGAGTAAAATTAAATACTTTGAGCAAGTCGGGATACAGAGAATTATTTATAAAAAATTACGATTATATACTAAAAGACACTTCAATCTCAAATGGATTTAGATTTGAAGTTGAAAGGGAAAAGAATGAAAGTACACCTGTATTCTTTAAAAGATACAAATCTTTATCACCACTCAAAGATATTCCCGTAACAATAATGATTTCTTATAATAAGCATATAGAAGATTACGAAATAGAAATGAATAAAAATTTGAACTTGGGTATCAATCTAATTCCTTGGTGGAAAGAATTAGATTATCTTAGAATTGATCATTATGCGGAAATGATAAAAAATAACCAACACAGTAGATTGATTTTATTGCCACTTTACAGTCATGGAATCCATCAACAAGATCCAAAAATTGTAGCAGATGCATTAATTGAAACATATGAAAATTGCCTATCTTCAACTAAAAATAGGTGA
- a CDS encoding VOC family protein, which yields MKPKMIWANLAVADLKRTQKFYTELGFKPNNPHSSNELVSFFAAGNELIIHFFLKNVIESNVKNVTFGDSQHRNEIIFTLSAESKEQADEWAEEVKNAGGTIVSEPESFGENYYGFVFADPDGHKFNVFCM from the coding sequence ATGAAACCTAAAATGATCTGGGCCAATCTGGCCGTAGCCGACCTTAAGCGCACACAGAAATTCTATACAGAACTGGGATTCAAACCCAATAATCCCCATAGTTCTAATGAACTGGTGAGTTTTTTTGCAGCGGGAAATGAATTGATCATTCACTTCTTCTTAAAAAACGTCATAGAAAGCAATGTAAAGAACGTTACATTCGGGGATTCTCAACACAGGAATGAGATTATATTTACCCTTTCTGCAGAAAGCAAAGAACAGGCAGATGAATGGGCTGAAGAAGTAAAAAATGCAGGCGGAACCATTGTTTCAGAACCTGAAAGTTTTGGAGAAAACTATTACGGTTTTGTATTCGCAGATCCTGACGGACACAAGTTTAATGTATTTTGCATGTAG
- a CDS encoding phosphatase PAP2 family protein — translation MSNYHQKTAVSLFILASVFGKVAAQNTDTIQVQEFKQDSTAVVYTEKNTLNYKKLIIPAALIGYGVASLSVKGLKDLNFSTRDEINEHKPDHINLDNYTQFAPAALVYGLNALGVEGKHNFRDRTIIYGTSMLITSAFVVPLKHMVKEERPDQSNNLSFPSGHTAIAFASAQFMFREYKDTNFLLGISGYSFAIFTGVYRMLNDKHWFGDVVGGAGFGILSTELAYWLYPKINKLLGGKNKNSAAMVMPFYQNKSVGIGFVKNF, via the coding sequence ATGTCAAATTACCATCAAAAAACTGCAGTGAGCCTTTTCATCTTGGCATCAGTCTTCGGGAAAGTTGCAGCTCAAAATACTGATACCATCCAGGTTCAGGAATTTAAACAAGATAGTACAGCTGTTGTATATACAGAAAAAAATACGTTAAACTATAAAAAGTTAATCATTCCTGCGGCTCTTATAGGTTACGGAGTGGCAAGTTTAAGCGTGAAAGGCCTGAAGGATTTGAACTTCTCTACCAGAGACGAAATTAATGAACACAAGCCGGATCATATCAACCTTGATAATTATACACAATTCGCACCCGCCGCTTTGGTATATGGATTAAATGCATTGGGAGTGGAAGGAAAGCATAATTTCAGAGACAGAACAATAATCTATGGAACCTCGATGCTGATAACATCCGCGTTTGTAGTTCCTTTGAAACATATGGTAAAAGAAGAAAGACCGGATCAGTCCAATAATCTTTCATTTCCTTCCGGCCATACTGCAATTGCTTTTGCTTCTGCGCAATTTATGTTCAGAGAATACAAGGATACCAACTTTTTATTAGGAATTTCAGGGTATTCTTTTGCTATTTTTACAGGAGTTTACAGAATGTTAAATGATAAGCATTGGTTCGGAGATGTTGTAGGTGGGGCCGGTTTTGGGATTCTTTCTACAGAATTGGCCTATTGGTTATATCCTAAAATTAATAAGCTTTTAGGAGGGAAAAACAAAAATTCTGCAGCCATGGTAATGCCTTTTTATCAGAACAAGAGTGTGGGAATAGGCTTTGTTAAAAACTTTTAA
- a CDS encoding YdcF family protein: protein MKFLLDLLFRALQLFTEPYFLLFLAIVIITLLKRKNKRRNLRTGIGIAVVLITIFIGNGFLGKLTSGYLQKSYVNTQVSKNTASQNPVIVVLGGGVVDFDHTEKLHTMSYSRMVTAYQLYYEYRKNNQPCKILISGKGRGHTSEAELFSENFKRMGVSEADIIKEDKSMNTYENAKFSSPILKKMAPTSVYLVTSGFHMKRSVALFQTFGLKPVPQASDFIDTEITVFPNSYNAAFTFVMLKEVLGIWQVQLYNSLGMNK, encoded by the coding sequence ATGAAATTTTTACTTGACCTTTTATTTCGTGCTTTACAGCTTTTTACAGAACCTTATTTCTTATTATTTCTTGCGATCGTTATAATAACCTTGTTGAAAAGAAAAAATAAACGTAGAAATCTGAGAACAGGAATTGGCATAGCGGTAGTTTTAATCACGATCTTCATTGGAAATGGTTTTCTGGGTAAATTAACTTCCGGATATCTGCAGAAAAGTTATGTTAATACTCAAGTGAGTAAGAATACGGCTTCTCAAAATCCTGTTATTGTCGTGCTGGGCGGCGGGGTTGTAGATTTTGACCATACCGAAAAGCTGCATACAATGTCTTATTCCAGGATGGTTACAGCCTATCAGCTGTATTATGAGTACAGGAAAAATAACCAGCCTTGTAAAATATTAATTTCCGGAAAGGGAAGAGGGCATACAAGTGAAGCAGAATTATTCAGTGAAAACTTTAAACGGATGGGCGTATCTGAAGCTGATATTATTAAAGAAGATAAAAGCATGAATACGTATGAAAATGCAAAATTCTCAAGTCCGATATTAAAAAAGATGGCACCCACCAGTGTTTATTTAGTGACTTCCGGTTTTCATATGAAAAGATCTGTTGCTCTTTTTCAGACCTTTGGATTAAAACCTGTTCCACAGGCTTCAGATTTTATAGATACTGAAATAACAGTATTTCCCAACAGCTATAATGCCGCATTTACTTTTGTGATGCTTAAAGAGGTATTGGGAATATGGCAGGTGCAGTTGTATAACAGTTTGGGAATGAATAAGTAG
- a CDS encoding aminotransferase class V-fold PLP-dependent enzyme, whose protein sequence is MKFSFKNDYSEGCHPNILQALLQNNTDQQAGYGEDEYSLKAKEQIKTKMNKADSDIYFVSGGTQANLIVISSVLKPYQCAVSAASGHILNNETGAIEATGHKVLSIETGDGKLRPSDIIPVLENHKNVPHQVMPKLVYISNSTELGTIYQAKELEELSDFCKQNNLYLFMDGARLGHGLTAEISDLTLERVAELTDILYLGGTKNGALIGEAIVINHPALQEDFAFNIKQKGALLAKGRLLGIQFSELMKDDLYFDLAKHANQQAMKIKHALQKKGVQFLSDTHTNQIFPILSNKVIEILSENFEFYVWKKIDDQSSAIRLITSWNTGDDPVNRFIEIIEKEL, encoded by the coding sequence ATGAAATTTTCATTTAAAAACGACTATTCCGAGGGATGTCACCCGAATATATTACAGGCCCTTTTACAAAATAATACAGATCAGCAGGCCGGCTATGGTGAAGATGAGTATTCTTTAAAAGCAAAAGAACAGATCAAAACAAAAATGAACAAAGCAGATTCAGATATCTACTTTGTTTCCGGAGGCACACAGGCCAACCTGATTGTGATTTCTTCTGTCTTAAAGCCTTATCAATGTGCCGTTTCTGCTGCTTCAGGGCATATTCTCAACAACGAAACCGGAGCTATTGAAGCCACAGGCCATAAAGTCCTGAGTATCGAAACCGGAGACGGCAAACTGAGGCCGTCAGATATTATTCCGGTGCTTGAAAATCATAAAAATGTACCGCATCAGGTGATGCCAAAGCTGGTCTACATTTCAAATTCTACAGAGCTGGGAACAATTTATCAGGCAAAAGAATTGGAGGAACTTTCGGATTTCTGTAAGCAGAATAACTTATATCTGTTTATGGATGGAGCAAGGCTGGGGCACGGACTGACTGCTGAGATCAGCGATCTTACCCTGGAAAGAGTAGCGGAACTGACAGATATATTGTATCTGGGAGGAACCAAAAACGGAGCGCTGATAGGAGAGGCCATTGTGATTAATCATCCTGCTCTTCAGGAAGATTTCGCTTTTAATATCAAGCAAAAAGGCGCACTGCTGGCCAAAGGAAGACTGTTAGGAATACAGTTTTCAGAACTGATGAAAGATGATCTGTATTTTGATCTGGCCAAACATGCCAATCAGCAGGCCATGAAAATCAAACATGCCCTACAGAAAAAAGGAGTACAGTTTCTTTCAGATACGCATACCAATCAAATCTTTCCCATTTTAAGCAATAAGGTGATAGAAATCTTGTCTGAAAATTTTGAATTTTATGTCTGGAAAAAAATAGACGATCAATCTTCTGCTATCCGTCTTATTACTTCCTGGAACACAGGCGATGATCCGGTAAACCGGTTTATTGAAATTATTGAAAAAGAATTATAA
- the blaIND gene encoding IND family subclass B1 metallo-beta-lactamase: MKKSLQFFIVSMLLSPLAGAQVRDFVIEPPIKPNFYIYKTFGVFGGKEYSTNAAYLITKKGVVLFDVPWQKTQYQSLMDTIKKRHNLPVIAVFATHSHEDRAGDLSFYNNKGIKTYATAKTNELLKKEGKATSTEIIKTGKPYRIGGEEFIVDFLGEGHTVDNVVVWFPKYNILDGGCLVKSRTATDLGYTGEANVAQWPQTMEKLKSKYARAALVIPGHDEWKGGGHVEHTLELLNKNKK, translated from the coding sequence ATGAAAAAAAGCCTTCAGTTTTTTATTGTTTCGATGCTGTTAAGTCCTCTTGCCGGTGCTCAGGTCAGAGATTTTGTGATTGAACCCCCAATTAAGCCCAACTTCTATATTTACAAAACGTTTGGAGTGTTCGGAGGTAAAGAATATTCTACCAATGCAGCATATCTTATTACTAAAAAGGGAGTCGTTCTATTTGATGTACCATGGCAGAAAACACAGTACCAAAGCCTGATGGATACCATAAAAAAACGCCACAATTTGCCGGTGATTGCTGTATTTGCCACCCATTCACATGAGGACAGAGCCGGAGACCTCAGCTTTTATAATAACAAGGGAATTAAAACCTATGCAACAGCCAAAACCAATGAGCTATTGAAAAAAGAAGGAAAAGCCACTTCTACGGAAATCATCAAAACGGGAAAACCTTACCGTATTGGTGGTGAAGAATTTATAGTAGACTTTTTAGGAGAAGGCCACACTGTTGATAATGTAGTGGTATGGTTTCCAAAATATAACATATTGGATGGCGGATGCCTGGTAAAAAGCAGAACCGCAACCGATCTGGGGTATACCGGAGAAGCTAACGTTGCACAATGGCCGCAAACCATGGAAAAACTGAAATCCAAATATGCCCGGGCAGCCCTGGTCATCCCAGGCCACGATGAATGGAAAGGCGGCGGGCATGTAGAACATACCCTTGAGCTTTTGAACAAGAATAAAAAATAG
- a CDS encoding YdeI family protein, whose translation MNPKTDFFFDKARQWQKEFEKLRTVLLDTGLEEDLKWGCPCYTYHDRNIVLIHGFKEYCALLFFKGALLQDSGQILIQQTENVQAARQIRFTSLKEITDLEKVIKTYVYEAVEVEKSGVKVPMKKTKEFEMPEEFQNKLDEDPVLKEAFEALTPGRQRAYLLHFSSAKQPKTREARIEKYIPYILTGKGLND comes from the coding sequence ATGAATCCAAAAACTGATTTTTTCTTTGATAAAGCCAGACAATGGCAGAAAGAATTTGAAAAATTAAGAACGGTCCTCCTTGATACAGGACTGGAAGAAGACCTGAAATGGGGATGCCCCTGCTACACCTATCATGACAGGAATATTGTGCTGATCCATGGATTTAAGGAATATTGTGCGCTCCTGTTCTTCAAAGGTGCTTTATTACAGGACAGCGGACAGATCTTGATCCAGCAGACCGAAAATGTACAGGCTGCCCGGCAAATCCGTTTTACCAGCCTGAAAGAAATCACAGACCTGGAAAAAGTGATCAAAACCTATGTATATGAAGCGGTAGAAGTAGAAAAATCAGGAGTGAAAGTTCCTATGAAAAAGACCAAAGAATTTGAAATGCCTGAAGAATTTCAGAATAAACTCGATGAGGACCCGGTATTGAAAGAAGCCTTTGAAGCTTTAACACCGGGACGCCAGAGAGCTTACCTGCTCCATTTCTCTTCAGCCAAACAGCCTAAAACCAGGGAAGCAAGAATTGAAAAATACATCCCGTACATCCTTACCGGAAAAGGACTCAATGATTAA
- a CDS encoding DoxX family protein translates to MSTQNKSEKTRKIIYWIFTLWMSLGMVSTAIVQLIKNKDELANFANLGYPAYLMSILGVWKLLGVTAILIPKRLLLKEWAYAGFFFVMSGAVISHLIVGDTASRTFPAVLLFALVIISWYFRPADRKISMTNY, encoded by the coding sequence ATGTCAACACAAAATAAATCAGAGAAAACAAGAAAGATCATCTATTGGATCTTCACATTATGGATGTCTTTGGGAATGGTTTCCACAGCCATTGTCCAGCTCATAAAAAATAAGGACGAACTCGCCAACTTTGCCAATCTGGGCTACCCCGCCTATCTGATGAGCATTCTCGGGGTTTGGAAACTCCTGGGAGTTACAGCCATACTGATCCCTAAGCGTCTGCTGTTAAAAGAATGGGCCTATGCCGGGTTTTTCTTCGTCATGTCGGGAGCCGTCATTTCTCACCTTATTGTTGGAGACACAGCCAGCAGAACTTTCCCGGCCGTATTATTATTTGCTCTGGTTATCATTTCATGGTATTTCAGACCTGCTGACAGAAAGATTTCTATGACTAATTATTAA
- a CDS encoding EamA family transporter: MWFYYALLSALFAAFTAIFAKIGVSNVSSNLATGIRTIIILVLVWSIVFVQGEAKDIRSLSKLNIIFLVLSGVATGLSWLFYFKALQVGKVSQVAAVDKLSVAIAILLSVLFFKETLTLKTAIGALLIISGTILFAIK, translated from the coding sequence ATGTGGTTCTACTATGCCTTACTATCGGCTTTATTTGCGGCATTTACCGCTATTTTTGCTAAAATAGGCGTTTCAAATGTCAGTTCCAATCTTGCTACAGGAATCAGAACCATTATCATTCTGGTGCTGGTTTGGAGTATTGTTTTTGTACAGGGAGAGGCCAAAGATATCCGTTCATTATCGAAGCTGAATATTATCTTTCTGGTTCTTTCGGGCGTTGCAACAGGATTGTCGTGGCTGTTTTATTTTAAAGCCCTACAAGTCGGGAAGGTTTCTCAGGTGGCGGCTGTAGATAAACTTAGTGTCGCCATTGCCATCTTATTGTCGGTCTTGTTTTTTAAAGAAACCTTAACATTGAAAACGGCGATAGGAGCTTTGCTGATCATTAGCGGAACGATATTGTTTGCCATAAAATGA
- a CDS encoding helix-turn-helix transcriptional regulator — protein MNLRRDVFQAIADPTRRSILMLVAAQSMTAGAIASNFDTARPTVSKHLQILTECELLRSEQNGREITYHLNPNKMKEIADFIEPFRKMWDDKFNKLESVMKAYQKKISNE, from the coding sequence ATGAATTTAAGAAGAGATGTATTTCAGGCGATAGCAGATCCTACGAGAAGATCTATATTGATGCTGGTGGCGGCACAGTCGATGACGGCGGGAGCCATTGCCTCCAATTTTGATACGGCAAGGCCTACCGTTTCCAAACATCTTCAGATCCTTACAGAATGTGAACTGCTGAGATCCGAACAAAACGGCCGTGAAATTACATATCACCTTAATCCCAATAAAATGAAAGAAATAGCCGATTTTATAGAACCTTTCCGCAAAATGTGGGATGATAAATTCAACAAGCTGGAAAGCGTCATGAAAGCCTATCAGAAAAAGATCAGTAATGAGTAA